Within Citrus sinensis cultivar Valencia sweet orange chromosome 1, DVS_A1.0, whole genome shotgun sequence, the genomic segment TCATTGCCATCTCTGCAAGAGACATGTGCTCTGATGCTTCTGGAGATAGTCTCTTGATCTTATATCAGCCTGCATTAAGACAAAAGTGCAGATTTAGAATTGAACATCAATGTCATCTCAAACATGATAAgtcaattaaagaaagaataagCGATAGTGCTCAACAGCTCAACGTTATGAACAACTGAAGACTGcaagatgaaaaagaaacaCCACCAGCATTCACCACCCCAACTTTAAATAAACTAGGGAATACTCAAAAGaacatcttttatttatagattAAATAGTCAGTGCTCGTAAAATAGCAACATATCCTCAAAAGTTAATGAACGACAATTGAGTTGCTAGCCAAAAGCGGAGGTACTGAGTTTTGACCTGTCGTATAGGCTCTGGCACACGATACTTGCAAGTCATTTTAACAATCATGACAGCAGTATCAAGTGAAATGCAGTGACCAACTGAAATAAATATAGGCTTCAATGTGTCTGGAGTTGATCTCATTGCCTACAAAAATGCAAGATTGATCTCAAGTATAATTCTGAAACCAAAATCTTAGGAGTTATGAAAACAATGTGAACTGGAGACACCTAAATCAGTAACAAAAGCTATATTCAGTTTAAATTGGGATCCTTCAACAGATGAAGCAAACAAGAATCAGCTAAGCCAACAATTTTCAACATACAAAAAGCTTGCCTAAGGCTTCTACCCAAGTCCCAAGACCTCACCAAAACTTCACAACCTCTCCTGCAGATATACTAAATCAATGTACATAAAAGATAGTTCTTGCAAAAgccaaaaaggaaaatcctCAGAACCTTACTCTCAAAGAACTGCTAAATAATGAAGAATTTCAAACAGATCCAAGACAATGAAAGGCAAGTAGCAGAAAAGAGACCTAATGAATCTTCATCACTGCTAACAGAGACTTTCTATGAACAGGAATGATTGGCTACAAGTTATTACTTGATGCTAATGACGATCTCTACGAGATGCCAAGCAATTTACATTAAAGCTGGCTATTTGGGGTTGGAAAATTCAATCTTCACCACTCTTGCAGTTGCCTCTAGAAATATACTTGGTCACATTATAAGATACACATAAAGAGTCAAATATCACAAACCGAACCTCATGCTAACTCACTTACCACTCCCCATGTGGATCCTGAGCCTCCCATCAAAGGAATAATATcttcattattgttttcttttgcatCAAGTAGTTGCCTTACTCCAGAATGTGTTAGACCATCCACATGGTGCAgctgaaatattttaaagttagaAAATCATGATTCAATGTAACACAATGGAGAGTCAAGAATTAAGTTCTTAACTCAGAACAGTGATAGGTGAGTAGATAGTATTTCATAATATCAGAGACACCTAGAATGATcaatcattaaatataaaaaccaGTAACAATGAAGCCCTTGGTTCCCTTTAATTGAAGaatacaaagaagaaaaactagTCTGTACTGTAGTCAATATTCACATTCTTTCCAACCCCAATTGTAGTAAGATTCGCCAGAACACCGATGTGACTGGCCAAGCCAAAACCTACGAAGAGAgttcataaattaatgttagcaTTGGATCCAACAATTGATGTAGGTGGAAAACCAAATGCTGCTTGGCAATCAAGTTCAAACAAAATACTACAACTGCCCAAAATATCGAGTTAAACAAATATTCTGTCTATAATAACAAAACTTGCAAAAGGGAAGGGACAAAAAAGGAGCTCTATGCATAACGTTTAGGAAGAAATAGCATATATGGAAATGCATGCAAAAAATACTTGCCTCGAGGATGGAGTAGTCCATTGCCATCAACCATTAATACCTGTTGATTAAAAAAGCTGTTATAAAATCCAATAGGAGGAAAGCTAGTAGTGGATGTATTCAAGAATTCGGCACTGCAGTAGGCATCAAGAAGCATGGGTGATAATAAGAGGATCAATTAATCAATCATCACCTGTGGGTAAAAATGGTTAGCCCTCTTTTTCATGTTATCCAGAAGCGATAAAAGAACCGGAGCCTAAagcaaagagaagaaaatcataaaatatgtTAAGTGCAAAATAACTACATGAAAATATTCTATAAGAAGAAgataactaaaatgaaagagacCTCGCGAAATGCAAGGAAACCAGGGACATAAGGCACTTGAAGCCTGAGAAGAGAATAATCCTCATAGACTATTTGCAGAGTTTGGAGGTCCAACACAACAATGCAACCACATGCAATTGATGGATCTTCCTTTGAGAAGCTCATATCAACACCACCAATATACTTCAGCAAcacctcttcttcttcttttgtgcTCGTGTTTGTGGTTGTGGAGTTCGGTAAATTCCAAGTAAAAAAATCTTCAGTTATTAATCTCTTTTTTAGCTCGTCCTGAATCCTGAATTTACCATTGCCAACTACTAATAGCTAATCACTTAAAATGACTAATAATTGGACTATATAAcctataattttaacttaaatcaTTTCATTGTTCAGACCCAAAAGATTTAAGGAATATAATCATACTCTGTCCACTGATTGAGCTGAGCTTGAGCAGCAGGATCGGGCGATGCTAGTGCTTCCCTTTCTTCTTCACAATAATTTTCCATGTACGATCTGTAACAAGAAGACATTTGCTCGGGGATTGAATGAAATTCTCTTCGATGATGTGGCTGCTGCACTCCtgaattcttttccttttaaaaaaaaaaaaaaaattgtttctgGATTGTACAGTGGAAACATAAAGAATGGCCAACAAAGAATTACTTGGATCCCGAAAAGGAAGGGCGATAAAATCcccatttctttttattttcatgattacgATTTTATCCCTATAGTCTTAACTTTTGTTTGTATGGTTACTGGGGTTTCGTGAATCCTGAACTGATGAAATAAATTGTACCTTTCAGGCAAGAAAAATGTAAGATTTCATCGCACaagttttatttgttaattaatttattattattattattattgttattacacCTGTTCTCCCGGCTGTGTATTCTCatcatattgaaaaaaaatctaaaaagcaaatttttttttaattaaaaaaccaTTGTATGTGCATCGGAATGCTACAATATCATCTAAATACCTTACAAcatgtttctcttttatgTAGCAAATGATTCACGACAATATTGGCAGAGTAGTTTTTGTATGTCTACTTTGATGCCACTGAAACTTGGGTTATCAAGCAAGAAATGCATCACTACAGGCACTTGTTGGCTGCTCTTATCACTTTTATGCGTCTGACTCACTCTTCGACTGTAAGCTGTATACTACAATATGGAATTATGGATGATCAAAGATAGCGTTTTACTGATAACTGGATATTTTGCTCATTAAGGAAAGAAGGGGATAAAAATGGTTTGGCTATTGGCAGAATGCTATGGTTTATGTGTAAGGAAGTGTAGAGACTTGGAAATCCAGTTGCCAGCAAGGGTAATAATGACATTCAGTAGGAGAATAACCTGTTAAAGACGGGCCTTTTATGGACCCGACTAAATTGGGCCAGAAACTAGGGTTAGGAGTAAGAGGGTCGGGTTATTCGGGAATGCTCGGATCCATTTCGTGAACAAGTTAGAAGCGTCTCTCTCATCAATCATCGTATAAAAGGGAAAGACAACCGCAGCGTCCGTCTTTATTGGTTTTGCTTCCCCTCCGCTCgtaatataatatagtataattacGCCCAGCTCTCTCTCAATCAAACACCCTAGGGCCTAGTCCCTGAACCGAACGCCCAATTGCACGCTCATTGACCAAAATAGTTGAGTTTGAGTTGGCGAGCAAGGAAGCAgtagtaaattaaaaagtctaaacagttttgtttgtttaatcaGAGAAAGGTTCATTCTTGTTTTTGGTTTATGGAAGGATCATCGAGCCAAGGGCTTAGTGAAGCTCCTGTTCTTGAAGGAGGTGGAGGCGAAAGCGGAGGCGGAGGCGGAGGCGGAGAGGATGAAACGAAGAAAGTAGAGGAAGAGTTGATGGCCAAGGCTCAGAAACTCATGGAGAAGATCACTTCTTCACCCGATAACCCTAATCCCAGCGTCCTTCATGCCctctcatctctctttgaGATCCAAGAATCTCTGTACGTAAGCAAAAGCTTCCTCGTTTTCAATTGAATTCATTTCgaaaacttatatttatttatatatgtgtgtgatTATTAACGACTGgacatcattattttaattaattgaactGTAGATACTTGGAAGAGAGTGGCTTTTCCTCCAATAATGCTCGGGCTTCTCATAATATTGGACGCCTTGGCAACTTAGTTCGGGTAACTAACTGGTCTTAgcctttttccttttggtgATGTCGTGTCCTGTTTATATACTGCTTTATCTGTGTTAAACTCGCCAGCCATGTGTCTGATCCctagaatttctttttcttcctccTCAGGAAAATGATGATTTCTTTGAATTGATATCTTCAAAGTTTTTGTCAGAAAGTAGGTATTCCACCTCTGTCCAGGCTGCTGCTGCTCGCCTTGTTCTAAGCTGTTCACTCACTTGGATTGTAAGATTTCTGTTGTCTCTTTATCTTGAaagtatattttctttatagccttttcattttcatggAATGTTTTGTCTACTTTATGACACGGTGAATTTTATACAGTATCCCCATGCTTTTGAAGAACCTGTTGTTGACAACGTCAAAAATTGGGTGATGGATGAGACTGCCCGATTGTCTTGTGAAGATCGTCACTTGAAGCATCATATGAGTAGAAAGGAAGCTTCAGATTCTGAGATGTTGAAAACTTATGCAACCGGACTTCTTGCTGTGTGTTTGGCGGGGTATGCTTTCTCATTCATAATTTCTCACTTATatgcttaatttattttacaccATTTCTTATTTGGTTTTGATTGATTGTCAGTGGTGGTCAAGTGGTGGAAGATGTGTTAACATCTGGATTGTCTGCGAAGCTTATGCGTTATCTCCGCATACGTGTCCTTGGGGAGACGAGTCAAAAAGATGCTAACCATTTGGCTGAGAGTAAGAATTCAGCCAGTGCTACTTCCTTGAGAGGTAGAGAAGAAGGTCGGGTTAGGCTACGGCAGATTCTAGAGCATCCTGATGAAAGGACAATAGATGAACGGTCTCTAGACGATCAAGACATTGAAAGGGTGACACATGGAGATGAGTGTGGAGCTGATGATGGAGAACCACATGATGGGTTAGCTGCAGGGATCGATATGTCTGAAGCATATACTGATGCTCGTGAGGGGAAGACAAAGCTTGGAGATAATGATGAAACTGGAAGAGATGACTCCTCAAGGCGGAGAATGAACCGTGGATGGATAAGATCCAGAGGGAAGGGGAGGATTAATGAAGGGGCTATTGAGACTGATCAGGGTTTAACATCCCCAGTATCTGGTAGCCGTTTAGGACAGGTACGAAGTATTAGAGATAGGAGTGTTTCAAAAAGTTCTGATACGAAAAAAGCACCAGATGGTAGGAAGCATTCAGGAACAATTGGTTCAGATGGTGTGTTTATGGAAAGAGAGGATGGTGATGACTGCTTCCAAGAATGTAGGGTTGGAAGCAAGGACATATCTGATATGGTAAAGAAAGCAGTGAGAGCTGCTGAAGCTGAAGCTAGGGCGGCCAACGCTCCTTTAGAAGCCATCAAGGCAGCTGGTGATGCTGCTGCTGAAGTTGTCAAAAGTGCAGCCTCAGAGGTATGCAGCATTATGTCTATCTTTTAGGTTTTAGAGTTTACTGCTTCTCTAGATTCTTAACTTtctgtttcattttcttcatttatctGAAATTGAATTCCATTTTGCCACTTCCTATGATTCCAGGAATTTAAAACTACTAATGATGAAGATGCTGCTCTTTTGGCTGCTTCCAGAGCTGCATCTACTGTTATTGATGCTGCTGATGCAGTCGAGGTTTCGAGGTTGGTCATTGTACACATTTAAAGCACATAACTAATTACTTCAACGGTTTCAATTTGGTATTTATagtcttctttcttcttggaGATTATATTTCAGTTAGGCAAGTGCTAATATATGCTCTTTGTGGATTGGTGGCAGGAACTCTATTAGCACCAATGTGGACTCGGTGAGTTTAAGCGTCACAGAAACAGAAACGAATGAGGATGTTGAGGAATATTTCATCCCTGATGTTGAATCCCTTGCAcagttgagagaaaaatattgcATTCAGTGCCTCGAGACATTAGGTGAATACGTGGAAGTTCTTGGTCCTGTGCTACATGAAAAGGGAGTAGATGTCTGTCTTGCGCTTTTGCAGCGGAGTTCCAAATACGAAGAAGAATCGAAGGTTGCAATGCTTTTGCCTGATGTGATGAAACTGATTTGTGCTTTGGCTGCTCATAGAAAATTTGCAGCGTTATTCGTGGATCGGGGTGGCATGCAAAAGCTGCTTGCGGTCCCAAGAAACAATCAGACATTTTTTGGTCTTTCTTCTTGCTTATTTACTATAGGTTCTCTTCAGGTATTGCCCGGTAGTGTTTGACTATTATGATTTGTGTTCTTCCATGTATTAACTCTTTATCTTGTTTTTACTGTGATTTCTCaccttttataaaatttgatacaGGGGATAATGGAACGTGTATGTGCACTGCCAACTGATGTTGTCCATCAGTTGGTTGAGTTG encodes:
- the LOC102628555 gene encoding uncharacterized protein LOC102628555 isoform X2, with the translated sequence MSSCYRSYMENYCEEEREALASPDPAAQAQLNQWTEIQDELKKRLITEDFFTWNLPNSTTTNTSTKEEEEVLLKYIGGVDMSFSKEDPSIACGCIVVLDLQTLQIVYEDYSLLRLQVPYVPGFLAFREAPVLLSLLDNMKKRANHFYPQVLMVDGNGLLHPRGFGLASHIGVLANLTTIGVGKNLHHVDGLTHSGVRQLLDAKENNNEDIIPLMGGSGSTWGVADIRSRDYLQKHQSTCLLQRWQ
- the LOC102628555 gene encoding uncharacterized protein LOC102628555 isoform X1 is translated as MSSCYRSYMENYCEEEREALASPDPAAQAQLNQWTEIQDELKKRLITEDFFTWNLPNSTTTNTSTKEEEEVLLKYIGGVDMSFSKEDPSIACGCIVVLDLQTLQIVYEDYSLLRLQVPYVPGFLAFREAPVLLSLLDNMKKRANHFYPQVLMVDGNGLLHPRGFGLASHIGVLANLTTIGVGKNLHHVDGLTHSGVRQLLDAKENNNEDIIPLMGGSGSTWGVAMRSTPDTLKPIFISVGHCISLDTAVMIVKMTCKYRVPEPIRQADIRSRDYLQKHQSTCLLQRWQ